Proteins from a single region of Corylus avellana chromosome ca11, CavTom2PMs-1.0:
- the LOC132165609 gene encoding NAC domain-containing protein 2-like has translation MTGELELPPGFRFHPTDEELVNFYLCRKCASLPLAVPIIREIDLYKFDPWQLPDMALYGEKEWYFFSPRDRKYPNGSRPNRAAGTGYWKATGADKPIGKPKPLGIKKALVFYAGKAPKGVKTNWIMHEYRLANVDRSAGKKNNLRLDDWVLCRIYNKRGTVEKNYGADQNMTNFQEIEETKPKIEMSGQNMNMNMNMVASSLKTPAMIMSDQLHMDTSDSVPRLHTDSSSSEHVVSPEFTCEREVQSEPKWNELDNAFNYLEFNYMDGFSDDPFAPQLQFQMDQLSPLQDMFTYLQKPL, from the exons ATGACGGGTGAGCTAGAGTTACCGCCGGGGTTCAGATTTCATCCGACAGACGAGGAGTTggtgaatttttatttgtgtaGGAAATGTGCATCGCTGCCTCTGGCTGTTCCGATTATTAGGGAGATTGATCTGTACAAGTTTGATCCATGGCAGCTCccag ACATGGCTCTTTACGGTGAAAAGGAATGGTATTTCTTTTCCCCAAGGGACAGAAAATATCCAAACGGTTCACGACCGAACCGGGCAGCTGGAACCGGATACTGGAAGGCGACCGGAGCGGACAAGCCCATTGGCAAGCCAAAACCACTGGGAATAAAGAAAGCACTCGTTTTCTACGCTGGCAAAGCCCCTAAAGGAGTCAAAACCAATTGGATCATGCACGAATACCGTCTGGCTAATGTGGATAGGTCGGCTGGCAAGAAAAACAACTTGAGG CTGGATGATTGGGTCTTATGTCGAATTTACAACAAGAGAGGTACAGTGGAGAAAAACTATGGTGCGGACCAAAACATGACAAACTTCCAAGAAATCGAGGAGACAAAACCAAAAATTGAGATGTCCGGCCAGAACATGAACATGAACATGAACATGGTAGCATCCTCGTTAAAAACACCAGCAATGATCATGAGCGACCAATTACACATGGACACGTCGGACTCCGTGCCAAGGTTGCACACCGACTCGAGCTCCTCGGAGCACGTGGTGTCACCCGAATTCACGTGCGAGAGGGAGGTCCAAAGTGAACCCAAATGGAATGAGCTAGACAATGCCTTTAATTATTTGGAGTTCAATTACATGGATGGCTTTTCGGATGACCCTTTTGCCCCTCAGCTTCAGTTTCAAATGGATCAGCTGTCACCTCTTCAGGACATGTTCACGTATCTACAGAAGCCCCTTTAA